The Acidimicrobiales bacterium region TGGGTTGGAAGGTCCCGTAGTCCAGGTAGGTCTTGAGCTTGGTGAGGGCGGCCACGAGCTCGGGGTTGCCGACCATGAACGCCACCCGCCACCCGGCCATCGAGAACGACTTGGTCAGCGTGTAGAACTCGACCGCCACGTCCTTGGCGCCGGGCACCTCGAGGATCGACGGCGGCTGGTAGCCGTCGAAAGCGGTGTCCGAGTAGGCGAAATCGTGGACGAGGATCACGTCGTGCTCCCGGGCGAAGTCCACCATCCGTTGCATCCACGGCAGGTCCACACAGGTGGTCGTCGGGTTGTGCGGGAACGAGATCAGGATCACCCGGGGCTTGGGCCATGCGGTCTCCCACGCCTCGACCAGCGCCCCGAAGAACTCCTCCCCCGCCGCCGCGCCCCCCGGCTCCCCCACGCCCAGGGGAACGTGGCGCACGTCGGCCCCGGCAAACAACGGGGCGTAGATGTGGATCGGGTACGACGGTGACGGGACCAGCGCCGTGTCCCCCGGTTGCACCAGCACCCACATCAGGTGGGACAGGCCCTCCTTGGCCCCGATCGTCGTGACGATCTCGGTGTCCGGATCGAGCTGTACGCCGAAGCGCCGGAGGTACAGGTCGGCCACGGCCAGGCGCAGCTTGGGGATGCCGCGGCTGGCGGAGTAGCGGTGGTTGCGGGGGTTGCGGGCGGCCTCGGCCAGCTTCTCCACCGCCACCTCGGGCGAGGGGATGTCGGGGTTCCCGAACGCGAAGTCGATCACA contains the following coding sequences:
- a CDS encoding aminotransferase class I/II-fold pyridoxal phosphate-dependent enzyme, giving the protein MDFRRITGLPPYVLGVMNELKLEGRRAGRDVIDFAFGNPDIPSPEVAVEKLAEAARNPRNHRYSASRGIPKLRLAVADLYLRRFGVQLDPDTEIVTTIGAKEGLSHLMWVLVQPGDTALVPSPSYPIHIYAPLFAGADVRHVPLGVGEPGGAAAGEEFFGALVEAWETAWPKPRVILISFPHNPTTTCVDLPWMQRMVDFAREHDVILVHDFAYSDTAFDGYQPPSILEVPGAKDVAVEFYTLTKSFSMAGWRVAFMVGNPELVAALTKLKTYLDYGTFQPIQIAAIVAMNEAPDYPKLVNEIYQSRRDTLCDGLGRIGWHVEKPKGTMFVWAPVPEPYREMGSLEFAKMLVTEAEVATSPGVGFGPGGDGFVRFALIENEQRTHQAVRNLRRALTKL